The proteins below come from a single Carnobacterium divergens DSM 20623 genomic window:
- a CDS encoding beta-glucoside-specific PTS transporter subunit IIABC, translating to MDNRQIAQDVLVLVGGEENVNSVVHCATRLRFKLKDAKKANRAGLEAHEGVITVVESGGQYQVVIGSNVNEVYKDLMAISNLDQSTGEKEESGEKGSFLSTLIDIISGIFTPFLGAMAGAGVLKGFLSLATVMGWLSATSGTYIVLFAAADGIFNFLPFFLAFTAAKKFNTNQFVAVGLAAALMHPMMDAATAAGNAITFFGIPITLMSYASTVIPIILAVWIQSYVERFFTKFVPEFIKIILVPLLVLLVMVPLTFIAIGPLGGFIGDGLGYVYSMIYGLSPMVAGAFMGGFWQVLVIFGMHWGFVPIMMTNLSQMGYDTMVPMLLPAVLAQGGAALGVFLKTKDTKMKALAGSSTLTAFFGITEPTVYGVTLKLKKPFIYGCISGAIGGAIIGFAGVKNFAFGLVSILSLPSFISTDSAIASNVMVAIIGTAIAFVLALVLTLILGFDDVIPTVTAATTSATTEELNNDTDPSTYIEKEVIESPLTGRAVLLKDVADEAFASGALGKGMAIEPTVGELTSPVIGVVTIVFPTGHAIGITSDDGTEILMHIGMDTVQMNGDGFTTHVKQGEHVTVGQSLVSFDIEKIKAAGFPVITPIVVTNSADFLDVLTTDKTELNGKDYLMTVVI from the coding sequence ATGGATAACAGACAAATAGCACAAGACGTATTAGTGTTAGTAGGTGGCGAAGAAAATGTAAATTCAGTTGTACATTGTGCAACTCGCTTACGTTTCAAATTAAAAGACGCAAAAAAAGCCAACCGTGCTGGCTTAGAAGCACATGAAGGTGTGATTACTGTAGTCGAAAGCGGCGGTCAATACCAAGTCGTGATTGGTAGCAACGTCAACGAAGTTTATAAAGATCTAATGGCTATTTCGAATTTGGATCAATCGACAGGTGAAAAAGAAGAGTCTGGCGAAAAAGGCTCATTTTTAAGTACATTAATTGATATTATTTCGGGTATTTTCACTCCATTCTTAGGTGCAATGGCTGGAGCCGGGGTCTTAAAAGGATTTCTATCATTAGCAACTGTAATGGGATGGCTTTCAGCAACATCTGGAACGTATATTGTTCTATTTGCTGCAGCCGATGGTATTTTTAATTTCTTACCATTCTTCCTAGCCTTTACCGCAGCTAAAAAATTCAATACCAATCAATTTGTTGCAGTAGGACTTGCAGCAGCCTTGATGCACCCAATGATGGATGCAGCGACGGCAGCTGGAAATGCGATTACCTTCTTTGGAATTCCAATCACATTGATGTCTTATGCATCAACCGTTATTCCAATTATTCTAGCAGTTTGGATTCAAAGCTACGTTGAACGTTTCTTTACAAAATTTGTTCCTGAGTTTATCAAAATTATCCTTGTACCACTTCTAGTATTACTTGTAATGGTTCCGTTAACATTTATTGCAATTGGCCCATTAGGCGGATTTATTGGGGATGGTCTAGGTTATGTTTACAGTATGATTTATGGTCTAAGCCCAATGGTTGCAGGTGCATTTATGGGTGGTTTCTGGCAAGTGTTAGTAATTTTCGGAATGCATTGGGGCTTTGTGCCAATCATGATGACCAACTTATCACAAATGGGTTACGATACAATGGTTCCAATGCTATTGCCAGCAGTTTTGGCTCAAGGTGGAGCAGCGTTAGGCGTATTCTTAAAAACAAAAGATACAAAAATGAAAGCTTTAGCAGGTTCATCAACGTTAACAGCCTTCTTTGGAATTACTGAACCAACGGTTTATGGAGTAACGTTGAAATTAAAAAAACCATTTATTTATGGTTGTATCAGTGGAGCAATTGGTGGAGCGATTATCGGGTTTGCAGGGGTTAAAAACTTTGCATTTGGTTTAGTAAGTATTTTAAGCTTACCTTCATTTATTAGTACAGATTCAGCAATTGCTTCAAATGTCATGGTTGCGATTATTGGAACAGCGATTGCCTTTGTCTTAGCATTAGTGTTAACTTTAATTTTAGGATTTGATGATGTTATCCCAACTGTTACTGCGGCTACAACAAGTGCAACAACTGAAGAATTGAACAATGACACCGATCCATCAACATATATTGAAAAAGAAGTAATTGAAAGTCCGTTAACAGGACGTGCAGTTTTACTGAAAGATGTTGCTGACGAAGCATTTGCAAGTGGCGCATTAGGAAAAGGAATGGCAATTGAGCCAACAGTTGGCGAGCTAACTTCTCCTGTTATAGGTGTTGTGACCATTGTTTTCCCAACAGGACACGCTATTGGCATCACATCTGATGATGGCACTGAAATTTTAATGCATATTGGGATGGATACGGTTCAAATGAATGGTGATGGGTTTACCACTCATGTAAAACAAGGAGAGCACGTAACGGTAGGTCAATCACTTGTTTCATTTGACATTGAAAAAATAAAAGCGGCTGGTTTTCCAGTAATTACACCAATTGTAGTGACAAACTCAGCAGATTTTTTAGATGTACTAACAACAGATAAAACAGAACTGAATGGGAAGGATTACTTGATGACTGTAGTCATTTAG
- the licT gene encoding BglG family transcription antiterminator LicT, translated as MIIEKILNNNVVLTLTADEKEMVVMGRGLAFNKRVGDGIDPTLIEKTFVTEGKEVTEQLAELFKEIPLDEIEVANEIIQLAQKELDVKLSTNIHLTLTDHIHFAITRSKEGLDLKNPLIWEIKKFYKKEYQIGLNAIDRIQEKLGVTLNPDEAGSIALHIVNARQGDQDMNQTFQMTKIVQDILNIVRMHYGLVFDENSLNYTRFITHLQYFAQRMIAGEIHESGDDFLYEQVQIKYPKAFDCTVKINSYLKSAHQKEMSMDEQVYLTIHIHRVADN; from the coding sequence ATGATAATTGAAAAAATTTTAAACAACAATGTCGTTCTAACCTTGACTGCTGATGAAAAAGAAATGGTCGTAATGGGAAGAGGTTTGGCCTTCAATAAGAGGGTGGGGGATGGGATCGATCCCACATTGATTGAAAAAACTTTCGTTACCGAAGGAAAAGAAGTCACCGAACAATTAGCTGAGCTATTCAAAGAAATTCCATTAGATGAAATAGAAGTCGCAAATGAAATTATTCAGCTGGCTCAAAAAGAATTAGATGTCAAACTAAGCACAAATATCCATTTGACATTAACCGACCATATCCATTTTGCTATCACTAGAAGTAAAGAAGGACTAGACCTCAAAAATCCCTTAATTTGGGAAATCAAAAAGTTTTATAAAAAAGAATACCAAATTGGGTTAAACGCGATTGATAGAATTCAAGAAAAATTAGGTGTAACGTTGAATCCTGATGAAGCCGGTTCAATTGCGTTGCATATTGTAAATGCAAGACAAGGCGATCAAGATATGAATCAAACGTTTCAAATGACAAAGATCGTTCAAGATATCTTAAACATTGTTCGCATGCATTATGGTTTAGTTTTCGATGAAAATTCCTTAAACTATACCCGGTTCATAACCCATTTACAGTATTTTGCTCAGCGAATGATTGCAGGTGAGATCCATGAATCAGGAGATGATTTTTTATACGAACAAGTACAAATCAAATACCCAAAAGCATTTGATTGTACAGTGAAAATCAACAGTTACTTGAAGAGTGCTCATCAAAAAGAGATGTCGATGGATGAACAGGTTTATCTAACCATTCATATTCACCGAGTAGCAGATAATTAA
- the abc-f gene encoding ribosomal protection-like ABC-F family protein, whose amino-acid sequence MLVEIKAIKKSVGGRVLVEIDNWRIEDGDRIGIVGANGSGKTTLLNLLSNKEVPDSGFIRSFSPIGYLEQLPDAVAGATVSGGEETKRKLQKAFEFGSGILLADEPTSHLDKDNRLYLEKAIKQFNGAVLVVSHDRTFLNQVCTKIVELERGKTYFYEGNYDDYLNQKELKQYTEQAEYHQYEKEKKRLKQVARETETRASKIRKAPKRMGNSEARLHKMGDQKAKKKLGQLAKNAEKRLDQLDVKQAPTELANIKIKLAKGKTLHAPILLSATKLTKKIDERILLNQIDFSLVNHSKTALIGGNGVGKTTLLKLIIENSPEIQKVKNLSIGYFSQKLELLEEESTILENVMKESVHDETFVRMLLARLLFRKQDVYKKVHLLSGGEKNKVSLAKLLVSDANLLLLDEPTNYLDIPSLKAVEEALMAYEGTLLFVSHDETFNQKIATHYWEIKQQKLTMREAEKNKETSDKKIPVKQSADEKLVLETQLTAIIGKLSNPNPKEDRQKLENEYQILLKKLKE is encoded by the coding sequence ATGTTAGTAGAAATAAAAGCAATCAAAAAATCAGTTGGAGGTCGTGTCTTAGTTGAGATTGACAACTGGCGAATTGAGGATGGCGACCGCATTGGAATTGTCGGCGCCAATGGTTCAGGTAAGACAACATTATTAAATTTATTAAGCAATAAAGAAGTTCCTGATAGTGGATTCATTCGTTCGTTTAGTCCGATTGGTTATTTGGAACAACTACCAGATGCTGTCGCAGGCGCTACTGTAAGTGGTGGAGAAGAAACCAAACGCAAGCTACAAAAAGCGTTTGAATTTGGAAGCGGCATTTTGCTAGCAGATGAACCAACAAGCCATCTTGATAAGGACAACCGTCTTTATTTAGAAAAAGCAATCAAGCAATTTAATGGTGCCGTTCTTGTGGTTTCTCATGATCGAACCTTTTTAAACCAAGTCTGTACTAAAATAGTAGAACTTGAAAGAGGAAAAACGTACTTTTACGAAGGAAACTATGACGACTATTTAAACCAAAAAGAACTTAAACAATATACGGAGCAAGCAGAATATCACCAATACGAAAAAGAAAAAAAACGATTAAAACAAGTGGCCAGAGAGACAGAAACAAGAGCGTCGAAAATTCGAAAGGCTCCTAAACGAATGGGGAATTCGGAAGCAAGACTCCATAAGATGGGGGATCAAAAAGCTAAGAAAAAATTAGGTCAATTAGCAAAAAATGCTGAAAAACGACTGGATCAATTAGATGTCAAACAAGCGCCAACGGAGCTTGCGAACATTAAAATCAAATTGGCTAAAGGCAAGACCTTACACGCACCTATTTTACTATCGGCAACAAAGCTAACTAAAAAAATTGACGAACGCATCCTTCTAAATCAAATTGATTTTTCGTTAGTCAATCACTCAAAAACAGCTTTAATCGGGGGAAATGGCGTAGGAAAAACAACCTTACTCAAACTGATTATAGAAAATTCACCGGAAATTCAAAAAGTGAAAAACCTTTCAATTGGTTACTTTAGTCAAAAGCTAGAGTTATTGGAGGAAGAAAGTACGATTTTAGAAAATGTAATGAAGGAAAGCGTTCATGACGAGACCTTTGTTCGGATGCTATTAGCAAGACTATTATTTAGAAAGCAAGATGTCTATAAAAAAGTCCATTTACTAAGTGGTGGTGAAAAAAATAAGGTTTCATTGGCGAAGCTTCTTGTAAGTGATGCCAATTTACTACTATTAGATGAACCTACCAACTATTTAGACATTCCTTCATTAAAAGCAGTCGAGGAAGCTTTAATGGCTTATGAAGGAACGCTTCTTTTTGTCTCACATGATGAAACTTTCAACCAGAAGATAGCAACTCATTACTGGGAAATCAAACAGCAAAAACTGACTATGCGGGAAGCTGAAAAGAACAAAGAAACCTCTGATAAAAAAATTCCAGTAAAGCAATCAGCAGATGAAAAACTAGTATTAGAAACCCAATTAACGGCAATTATTGGGAAATTATCAAATCCAAATCCAAAAGAAGACCGACAAAAATTGGAAAATGAGTATCAAATACTATTGAAAAAATTAAAAGAATAG
- the rlmN gene encoding 23S rRNA (adenine(2503)-C(2))-methyltransferase RlmN, which yields MKPSIYGLTNAELIEWFLEHDQKKFRATQVWDWLYVKRVRQFSEMTNLSKATIQLLEENFIMQPLEQKIVQESNDGTIKYLFELSDGLLIETVLMRHEYGLSVCVTTQVGCNIGCTFCASGLLKKQRDLTAGEIVSQIMQVQHYLDDKEENDRVSHIVVMGIGEPFDNYDNVMSFLKIVNDNEGLAIGARHITVSTSGLAPKIKEFAENGLQVNLAISLHAPNNEIRTSIMRINRNFPIEKLMEAVDYYLEKTNRRITFEYIMLRGVNDQKEQALELAALLANKRHLAYVNLIPYNSVSEHDQYSRSKKADVLAFHDTLKKKGINSVVRKEQGSDIDAACGQLRSKQLKSKE from the coding sequence ATGAAACCGTCAATTTACGGATTAACAAATGCAGAATTAATAGAGTGGTTTTTAGAACACGATCAAAAGAAATTTAGAGCAACACAAGTTTGGGACTGGTTATATGTAAAACGTGTGCGTCAATTTTCTGAAATGACGAATCTTTCAAAAGCAACCATTCAATTATTGGAAGAAAATTTTATTATGCAACCATTGGAACAAAAAATTGTTCAAGAATCAAATGACGGAACAATTAAATACCTGTTTGAATTATCAGATGGTTTGTTGATTGAGACGGTATTAATGCGCCATGAATACGGCTTATCTGTTTGTGTGACAACTCAAGTAGGCTGTAATATCGGTTGTACCTTCTGTGCAAGTGGTCTTTTGAAAAAACAACGTGATTTAACGGCCGGTGAAATTGTTTCGCAAATTATGCAAGTACAACATTATTTAGATGACAAAGAAGAAAACGACCGCGTGAGTCATATTGTTGTAATGGGAATTGGCGAGCCTTTCGATAATTATGATAATGTGATGAGTTTCTTGAAAATCGTTAATGACAATGAAGGGCTAGCAATTGGCGCTCGTCATATTACAGTTTCGACTAGTGGACTAGCACCAAAAATCAAAGAATTTGCTGAAAACGGCTTGCAAGTAAACCTAGCAATCTCATTACATGCGCCAAACAATGAAATCAGAACAAGCATTATGCGTATCAATCGCAACTTCCCAATTGAAAAATTAATGGAAGCCGTCGATTATTATTTAGAAAAAACAAATCGTCGCATTACCTTTGAATACATTATGTTACGAGGCGTAAATGACCAAAAAGAACAAGCTTTGGAACTAGCAGCACTCCTTGCTAATAAACGTCATTTAGCCTATGTAAATTTGATTCCATACAATTCAGTATCCGAACACGATCAGTACAGCCGCAGTAAAAAAGCAGATGTACTGGCCTTTCACGATACGTTGAAGAAAAAAGGGATTAATTCAGTTGTCCGTAAAGAACAAGGAAGCGATATCGATGCTGCTTGTGGACAACTAAGAAGCAAGCAATTAAAGTCTAAAGAATAG
- a CDS encoding cation-translocating P-type ATPase, with protein MDLRTDSIQSVLKKLNVNENKGLTLEQVETIRNETGPNQFKEEKKDSLFIKVLDQLKEITTIILLIAAAISFYLTLTLHPEDFAEPIVIIAIVVLNVILSIKQENNAEKALDSLKNLNSPQATVLRNGQIEKVEAWELVPGDILILEAGESIPADARLLTSSGLSVEESALTGESLPVDKDEKALVAADAALGDHFNMVFSGCLITNGRGTAVVVATGMDTEMGKIAELLSTTKKAKTPLQHRLHNLGKTLSVIALLAGVFIFVIGYLHGEALAEMLMTAVSLAVAAVPETLPVIVTITLAYGVQNMVKRNAIIRNIPSVETLGSASVICSDKTGTLTQNKMTIKELWAVNHEPIKADADYQEEENNLLEMISLATNATIEERDGEEVLSGDPTESAIIRLLQDRGQQKDELEKRHPRIHEIPFDSERKLMTTLHEWENGYISITKGAFDRIPADFSNELKLKAQQIHDSFAEKALRVIAVGYKYYEELPSDLTQAELETNLTFAGIVGMIDPPRKESKEAVRAAKAAGIKTVMITGDHIVTAKAIAKEIGILEDGDKSITGAKLAQLSDEELKNSVRDYAVYARVSPEDKIRIVKAWQANGEVVAMTGDGVNDAPALKAADVGTAMGIAGTEVAKSAADMVLTDDNFATIVHAVEEGRRVYENIRKAVYFLLSCNISEIFVMLIAVSMGWGVPVISIQLLLINVVADGIPGFSLSREKADADIMEQTPTKKGASIFSGGLAQKIGVQSIIFTIITLIGFYVGSFVDINQTITANHQVGQTMAFIILGWSSVIHIFNARSKESIFKIGFMSNPVLFWSAMLSISLILLVALVPAFASIFSLVSLSSTHWLLAVGLSIVPLVVIEIQKAVLRKMGKSF; from the coding sequence ATGGATTTAAGAACTGATTCAATACAGTCTGTCTTAAAAAAATTAAACGTCAACGAAAACAAGGGCTTGACTCTAGAACAAGTAGAAACGATTCGAAATGAAACAGGGCCGAATCAATTTAAAGAAGAAAAAAAAGACTCTCTTTTCATAAAAGTCCTCGATCAACTAAAAGAAATTACCACCATTATTTTACTTATTGCCGCGGCAATCTCCTTTTATTTGACCTTAACATTACATCCAGAAGATTTTGCTGAACCAATCGTTATTATTGCAATTGTGGTTTTGAATGTAATTTTAAGTATCAAACAAGAGAATAATGCAGAAAAAGCCCTAGATTCTCTTAAGAACTTAAATTCACCACAAGCAACTGTTTTAAGAAACGGTCAAATTGAAAAAGTTGAAGCTTGGGAGCTTGTTCCTGGTGACATTTTAATTTTAGAAGCGGGTGAATCGATTCCAGCCGACGCTAGATTATTGACGTCTTCTGGTTTAAGCGTGGAAGAATCTGCCTTGACTGGTGAAAGCTTACCTGTTGATAAGGATGAAAAAGCACTTGTTGCAGCCGATGCTGCTTTGGGGGATCACTTCAATATGGTTTTCTCAGGTTGTTTAATTACAAATGGTCGTGGAACTGCTGTGGTAGTTGCAACGGGCATGGATACTGAAATGGGAAAAATTGCTGAGTTATTGAGCACAACTAAAAAAGCTAAAACACCTTTACAGCATCGTCTTCATAATTTAGGAAAAACGCTAAGTGTGATTGCTTTACTTGCCGGAGTTTTTATTTTCGTAATTGGTTACTTACATGGCGAAGCCCTTGCCGAGATGTTGATGACTGCTGTATCCTTAGCAGTTGCTGCCGTTCCTGAAACGTTACCGGTTATTGTGACGATTACTCTTGCCTACGGTGTTCAAAATATGGTTAAACGAAATGCGATTATTCGAAACATTCCTTCTGTTGAAACTTTAGGGAGCGCTTCTGTTATTTGTTCAGATAAAACAGGGACCTTAACACAAAATAAAATGACCATTAAAGAGCTTTGGGCAGTAAATCATGAACCTATCAAAGCTGATGCTGATTATCAAGAAGAAGAAAATAATTTATTAGAAATGATTAGTTTAGCAACAAATGCTACGATTGAGGAACGAGATGGCGAAGAAGTTTTAAGTGGGGACCCTACTGAATCTGCGATTATTCGCTTGCTACAAGATCGTGGTCAACAAAAAGATGAACTTGAGAAACGTCATCCTAGAATACACGAAATTCCTTTTGACTCCGAGCGTAAGTTAATGACTACCCTTCACGAATGGGAAAATGGCTATATTTCAATTACAAAAGGTGCATTCGATCGAATCCCTGCTGATTTTTCTAACGAGTTAAAATTAAAAGCGCAACAAATTCATGATTCTTTTGCTGAAAAAGCTCTTAGAGTTATCGCTGTGGGATACAAATATTACGAAGAGCTTCCTTCTGATTTAACTCAAGCAGAACTTGAAACAAATTTAACTTTTGCTGGAATCGTTGGGATGATTGATCCTCCTCGTAAAGAAAGTAAAGAAGCCGTTCGAGCCGCTAAAGCTGCCGGCATTAAGACAGTCATGATTACCGGAGACCACATTGTCACTGCTAAAGCTATTGCTAAAGAGATTGGTATTTTAGAAGACGGTGATAAATCGATTACGGGAGCAAAATTAGCGCAACTATCTGATGAAGAGTTAAAAAATTCGGTTCGCGATTATGCAGTGTATGCCCGTGTTTCACCAGAAGACAAAATTCGAATCGTTAAAGCCTGGCAAGCAAACGGCGAAGTTGTTGCCATGACTGGAGACGGTGTCAATGATGCTCCTGCTTTAAAAGCAGCTGATGTTGGAACTGCGATGGGAATTGCTGGAACCGAAGTAGCGAAAAGTGCTGCGGATATGGTTTTAACGGATGATAACTTCGCAACGATTGTTCATGCAGTTGAAGAAGGTCGTCGTGTGTATGAAAACATTCGAAAAGCTGTTTACTTCCTATTAAGTTGTAATATTTCAGAGATTTTCGTTATGCTAATTGCGGTTAGTATGGGTTGGGGTGTTCCAGTGATCTCGATTCAACTATTATTAATCAATGTTGTAGCTGATGGAATTCCTGGTTTCTCTTTAAGTAGAGAAAAAGCTGATGCAGATATTATGGAACAAACCCCTACTAAAAAAGGCGCTAGTATCTTTAGTGGTGGCTTAGCTCAAAAAATTGGTGTACAATCAATCATCTTTACGATTATTACGTTGATTGGGTTTTATGTTGGTTCCTTTGTAGATATCAACCAAACGATTACAGCAAATCACCAAGTTGGACAAACGATGGCCTTTATCATTCTTGGCTGGTCTTCTGTTATCCACATTTTCAATGCGCGTAGTAAAGAATCGATTTTCAAAATTGGCTTTATGTCCAATCCCGTTTTATTCTGGTCTGCAATGCTTTCGATTTCACTGATTCTATTAGTAGCATTGGTCCCAGCCTTCGCAAGTATCTTCTCACTTGTGTCGCTAAGTTCCACTCACTGGTTACTAGCCGTTGGTTTATCCATCGTGCCATTAGTCGTAATTGAGATTCAAAAAGCTGTGCTTAGAAAAATGGGGAAAAGTTTCTAA
- a CDS encoding GNAT family N-acetyltransferase, producing MIQDDHGKQFEMKPVEMEHLSQFNELLRYVFQVTNQDLQEVGYEEDELERAKRPVLRQADVLGWFDDEKLISQLAVYPCEVNIRGKIVKMGGLTGVGTYPEYANLGLMHHLMKESLKRMREKGQWISYLFPYSIPYYRRKGWEIMSDKMTFTIKDTQLPKAVPVNGFVERLDINHPDVIAVYDTFSRVNHGAMIRDELAWDEYWRWENEEEHIAAVYYNEKQEPTGYLFYWIAEDVFHMKEMIYLNQEARKGLWNFVTAHFSMVDEVRGNIYKNEPIAFILEDSEIIETIQPYFMARIVDVAEFLKEYPFETVTVEDFHFVVEDPMLEWNTGVFGLQFSPDGTLAVTDKAIGNPVHIDIQTLTTMLMGYRRPSYLAKLERLSTDKKTLRSLEQLIPQGEPYFSDYF from the coding sequence ATGATACAAGATGATCATGGCAAACAATTTGAAATGAAACCTGTAGAAATGGAACACCTATCACAATTTAACGAGCTGTTACGCTATGTTTTTCAGGTGACCAATCAAGATCTTCAAGAAGTGGGCTATGAAGAAGATGAATTAGAACGGGCTAAACGACCGGTATTGCGTCAAGCCGATGTATTAGGTTGGTTTGATGATGAAAAATTGATTTCGCAATTAGCCGTTTATCCCTGCGAAGTAAACATTCGAGGAAAAATCGTAAAAATGGGCGGTCTAACAGGAGTTGGAACTTATCCAGAGTATGCAAATTTAGGTCTGATGCATCATTTAATGAAAGAAAGCTTAAAACGCATGCGTGAAAAAGGCCAATGGATTTCTTACTTGTTCCCCTACTCCATTCCTTATTATCGCCGAAAAGGCTGGGAAATTATGTCAGATAAAATGACATTTACAATCAAAGACACGCAGCTACCAAAAGCTGTCCCAGTTAATGGCTTTGTCGAACGCTTAGATATCAACCATCCTGACGTAATCGCTGTCTATGATACCTTTTCAAGAGTCAATCATGGCGCAATGATTCGTGATGAATTGGCTTGGGATGAATACTGGCGTTGGGAAAATGAAGAAGAGCATATTGCGGCTGTTTATTATAATGAAAAACAAGAACCGACTGGCTATCTTTTTTATTGGATAGCAGAAGATGTCTTCCATATGAAAGAAATGATTTATTTAAATCAAGAAGCAAGAAAAGGTTTATGGAATTTTGTTACGGCCCATTTTTCAATGGTTGACGAAGTACGCGGCAATATCTATAAAAATGAACCGATTGCATTTATTCTGGAGGATAGCGAAATTATTGAAACGATCCAGCCTTATTTTATGGCGCGAATTGTTGACGTTGCTGAATTTTTAAAAGAATATCCTTTTGAAACCGTGACTGTTGAAGACTTCCATTTTGTTGTAGAAGATCCGATGTTAGAGTGGAATACCGGAGTTTTTGGACTTCAATTTTCTCCAGACGGCACCTTAGCTGTTACAGATAAAGCCATTGGCAATCCTGTTCACATTGATATCCAGACCTTGACAACCATGTTGATGGGGTATCGCAGACCTTCTTATTTAGCAAAATTAGAACGATTAAGTACAGATAAAAAAACATTACGTAGTTTAGAACAACTTATTCCACAAGGTGAGCCTTACTTCTCAGACTACTTTTAA
- the proB gene encoding glutamate 5-kinase — translation MKAATRSSLNKMKRIVIKVGTSTLMYPNGKLNLQRIEKLAFVLTDLKNQGKEVILVSSGAIGVGCHRLNITKRPATIPEQQAIAAVGQSELMNLYSQFFGNYGQIVGQLLLTRDIIDYPKSRNNVINTFEQLLKQGIIPVVNENDTVAVEELDHLTKFGDNDRLSAIVSELVTADLLIMLSDIDGFYNDNPTTNPAATLFSDIHAITPELVILAGGNGSEFGTGGMATKLKAAHHVLEQNGQMILANGADPTIIFDIINGEQIGTHFRALKEVD, via the coding sequence ATGAAAGCAGCAACTCGTTCTTCATTAAATAAAATGAAACGAATCGTAATCAAAGTTGGTACAAGCACCTTGATGTACCCAAATGGCAAACTGAATTTACAACGTATTGAAAAATTAGCTTTCGTGCTGACCGATTTAAAAAATCAAGGCAAAGAAGTCATCTTGGTTTCATCTGGTGCTATTGGCGTAGGATGCCATCGTTTGAATATAACTAAACGCCCAGCTACCATTCCTGAACAACAAGCTATTGCTGCCGTTGGCCAAAGCGAATTAATGAATTTATATAGCCAGTTCTTTGGAAATTATGGACAAATTGTTGGCCAATTGCTATTAACAAGAGATATTATTGACTATCCTAAAAGTCGAAACAACGTGATTAATACCTTCGAGCAGTTGTTAAAACAAGGAATTATTCCTGTTGTTAATGAGAACGACACTGTAGCGGTAGAAGAACTAGATCATTTAACAAAATTTGGCGATAATGACCGACTTTCTGCGATTGTGAGCGAACTGGTCACTGCAGATTTACTGATTATGCTGTCTGATATTGATGGTTTTTACAATGACAATCCCACAACTAATCCTGCTGCCACATTATTTTCTGACATCCATGCTATTACACCTGAATTGGTAATATTAGCAGGTGGAAATGGTTCGGAATTTGGAACAGGTGGGATGGCAACAAAATTGAAAGCCGCCCACCATGTTTTAGAACAAAATGGACAAATGATTTTAGCAAATGGTGCAGATCCAACGATCATTTTTGATATTATTAATGGGGAACAAATTGGAACGCATTTCAGAGCTTTGAAAGAGGTGGACTAA